A region from the Muribaculum gordoncarteri genome encodes:
- the nqrF gene encoding NADH:ubiquinone reductase (Na(+)-transporting) subunit F has product MSGVIIFLIITLILVTVLLVAKKFLVHSGEVHIVINDDKDVFANSGKSLLSTLSDENIFLSSACGGKGSCGQCKVQVFNGGGDVLPTETVHFTRKQLKDHWRLGCQVKVKEDMKIGVPASVLDVKEWECEVISNKNVATFIKEFIVALPPGEHMNFIPGSYAQIKIPTYEMDYNVDIDKSLIGEEYMPSWEKFGLFTLKCKNTVPTVRAYSMANYPAEGDRIMLTVRIATPPFKPKPQVGFQDVMPGIASSYIFTLKPGDKVIMSGPYGDFHPIFDSKNEMMWVGGGAGMAPLRAQIMHMTRTLNTTDRVMNYFYGARALNEVFYLEDFLQLEKDFPNFKFHLALDRPDPAADAAGVKYTPGFVHQVIYETYLKNHPAPEDIEYYMCGPGPMSKAVEKMLWDLGVPSENLMYDNFGG; this is encoded by the coding sequence ATGTCGGGCGTGATAATATTCCTTATAATCACGCTCATCCTGGTGACCGTACTTCTGGTGGCCAAGAAATTTCTCGTTCATTCGGGCGAAGTGCACATTGTCATCAACGATGACAAGGATGTTTTCGCCAATTCGGGCAAGTCGCTGCTCTCGACACTCTCCGATGAAAACATCTTCCTGTCGTCGGCCTGCGGCGGAAAGGGAAGCTGCGGACAGTGCAAGGTGCAGGTGTTTAACGGCGGTGGCGACGTGCTTCCCACCGAAACCGTACACTTTACCCGCAAGCAGCTCAAGGACCACTGGCGACTCGGCTGTCAGGTAAAGGTGAAGGAGGACATGAAGATAGGCGTACCCGCATCGGTGCTCGATGTAAAGGAGTGGGAATGCGAGGTGATCTCCAACAAGAATGTCGCAACATTCATCAAGGAGTTCATCGTGGCACTTCCTCCGGGCGAGCACATGAACTTCATCCCCGGCTCCTATGCACAGATTAAGATTCCCACCTACGAGATGGACTACAATGTCGACATCGACAAGTCGCTGATCGGCGAAGAGTACATGCCTTCATGGGAGAAATTCGGACTGTTTACGCTCAAGTGCAAGAACACCGTGCCCACAGTGCGCGCCTACTCTATGGCCAACTATCCTGCCGAAGGCGACCGCATAATGCTCACCGTGCGCATCGCGACACCGCCCTTCAAGCCGAAACCCCAGGTGGGATTCCAGGATGTAATGCCCGGTATCGCATCGTCCTACATCTTCACCCTGAAACCCGGCGACAAGGTAATCATGAGCGGCCCTTACGGCGACTTCCACCCCATCTTCGACTCAAAGAACGAGATGATGTGGGTAGGCGGTGGCGCCGGTATGGCTCCTCTGCGCGCACAGATCATGCACATGACACGCACGCTCAACACTACCGACCGCGTCATGAACTACTTCTACGGCGCACGTGCGCTTAACGAAGTGTTCTACCTTGAGGACTTCCTGCAGCTTGAGAAGGACTTCCCCAACTTCAAGTTCCACCTCGCCCTCGACCGTCCCGACCCCGCAGCCGATGCCGCAGGCGTCAAGTACACCCCGGGATTTGTTCATCAGGTAATCTACGAAACCTATCTGAAGAACCACCCCGCACCCGAGGACATCGAGTACTACATGTGCGGCCCCGGCCCCATGAGCAAGGCTGTCGAGAAGATGCTTTGGGACCTCGGAGTTCCTTCGGAAAATCTCATGTACGACAATTTTGGCGGATAA
- a CDS encoding tetratricopeptide repeat protein: MKHLLHIFITVVCFAVVAGCADNSRLRDDIDRAGQLADTRPDSTIALLDSLSPAIKQADKATRMRYDLMLIKSRDKAYIEHRNDSMIAPVVEYFTDHTDPDLTPLALYYAGRVYSDLGDAPRALDYYQQALTTIGDDTIAHYNIYKVCLSQMSELFMYQRLYRYALESAEKAVDFSNELTLPIDYLSIGKSYSLLNVHDSTYLFYKKAYELASMRGDSSLIYRVQHQFIEYYYKIGDFKKADSIISKLNMEYILQDKEQLYSIISKVKIANDNYNAALPYLKWLVDSGNIHGKCYANAELANYYSKQDDDYKTSVKYLNKYIELFDSSTNLLKIDAVTKIQGYYNYSIREKENNALLKKDSKKNLLIVILVGSILLIVSIFLFIVRDIQRKRLDLKCRNFTLQEIIESTRKNSQEHCSKLQAKIDELEELLNKIEEVNSSAVIIKLKKSRTLLSEAMSNAEERAENHLKLMSSPIVIEFHDRLRTGKRILPSSPEWNELSQIVDEYNPGFIEKLVSVCRLSDREMQISLLLKIEFFPIEIAEFLGLSPSAISSIRKRLMKRTFSEIENAPKNWDEFIRLL; the protein is encoded by the coding sequence ATGAAGCATTTGTTACACATATTCATCACCGTCGTGTGCTTCGCCGTCGTCGCCGGATGTGCCGACAACTCGCGTCTGCGCGACGACATCGACCGCGCCGGACAGCTCGCCGACACCCGTCCCGACAGCACAATCGCGCTCCTCGACTCACTGTCACCCGCCATCAAGCAAGCCGACAAGGCAACGCGGATGCGTTACGACCTGATGCTCATAAAATCACGCGACAAGGCCTACATCGAGCACCGCAACGACTCAATGATAGCCCCCGTCGTCGAATACTTCACCGACCACACCGACCCCGACCTCACTCCGCTTGCCCTCTACTACGCCGGACGAGTCTACAGCGACCTCGGCGACGCCCCCCGCGCCCTCGACTACTACCAGCAAGCACTTACTACAATCGGTGATGACACAATAGCGCACTATAACATCTACAAGGTTTGTCTTTCACAGATGTCCGAACTGTTTATGTATCAACGATTATATCGTTATGCTCTTGAATCGGCAGAAAAGGCGGTGGATTTCAGCAACGAATTGACACTGCCTATTGATTATTTATCCATTGGGAAATCTTATTCATTATTGAATGTTCACGATAGCACATATTTATTTTACAAAAAAGCTTATGAATTGGCATCAATGCGAGGTGACTCAAGTTTGATATATCGCGTTCAGCACCAATTTATTGAATATTATTATAAAATAGGCGATTTCAAAAAGGCAGACTCAATAATTTCAAAATTAAATATGGAATATATTCTGCAAGACAAAGAACAATTGTATTCCATAATTTCAAAAGTAAAAATTGCTAATGATAATTATAACGCAGCACTGCCATATTTAAAATGGCTCGTTGATAGCGGAAATATTCATGGTAAATGTTACGCCAATGCAGAATTGGCAAATTACTACTCTAAACAAGATGACGATTATAAGACATCTGTAAAATATTTAAATAAATACATCGAATTATTCGACAGCTCCACTAATTTACTTAAAATAGACGCAGTAACTAAAATTCAAGGTTACTATAACTATTCAATCAGAGAGAAAGAAAATAACGCTCTATTAAAAAAGGATTCAAAGAAGAATCTGCTTATTGTAATATTAGTTGGTTCCATCTTGCTTATTGTTTCAATTTTCTTATTCATTGTCAGGGACATACAGCGCAAGCGGCTTGACCTTAAATGCCGAAATTTCACACTACAGGAAATTATTGAATCTACAAGGAAAAACTCACAAGAACATTGCTCCAAATTGCAAGCTAAGATTGATGAACTTGAAGAATTGTTGAACAAAATAGAAGAGGTAAATTCGTCAGCGGTAATAATAAAATTGAAAAAGTCCAGAACTCTTTTGTCGGAAGCGATGTCAAATGCCGAGGAGCGCGCCGAAAATCACTTAAAGCTAATGAGTTCTCCTATTGTCATTGAATTCCATGATAGGTTAAGAACCGGGAAAAGGATATTACCATCCTCTCCTGAATGGAATGAATTGTCCCAGATTGTGGATGAATACAATCCCGGATTCATTGAGAAGTTAGTAAGTGTCTGTCGGCTATCTGATAGGGAAATGCAGATTTCATTGCTACTTAAAATCGAATTTTTTCCTATAGAAATCGCCGAATTCTTAGGCTTATCCCCAAGTGCCATATCATCCATACGAAAAAGACTGATGAAAAGAACATTCTCCGAAATTGAAAACGCACCAAAAAACTGGGATGAGT
- the nqrE gene encoding NADH:ubiquinone reductase (Na(+)-transporting) subunit E yields MENFNIFIRSIFVDNMIFAYFLGMCSFLAVSKNVKTALGLGAAVTFMLVISLPINYLLENYVLRAGALKWLGPEYADVDLSFLSLIMFIAVIASLTQLVEMAVEKFSPALYSSLGIFLPLIAVNCAILGGSLFMQQRDFPSVWTACCAGAGWGLGWLIAIVAIAAIRERLQEYSNIPKPLRGVGITFIITGLMGIAFMSFLGIKI; encoded by the coding sequence ATGGAAAATTTCAATATCTTTATCCGGTCGATATTTGTCGACAACATGATATTTGCCTACTTCTTAGGCATGTGTTCATTCCTTGCCGTATCCAAGAATGTCAAGACCGCTCTCGGCCTCGGTGCCGCAGTAACGTTCATGCTTGTGATATCGCTGCCCATCAACTACCTGCTCGAAAACTACGTGCTGCGTGCCGGAGCGCTGAAATGGCTCGGCCCCGAATATGCCGATGTCGACCTCAGCTTCCTCTCGCTCATCATGTTCATAGCCGTGATTGCGTCACTCACCCAGCTCGTCGAGATGGCCGTCGAGAAGTTCAGCCCCGCGCTCTACTCGTCGCTCGGTATATTCCTTCCGCTCATCGCGGTTAACTGCGCTATCCTCGGTGGCTCGCTCTTCATGCAGCAGCGTGACTTCCCGAGTGTGTGGACAGCTTGCTGCGCCGGTGCCGGTTGGGGACTCGGCTGGCTCATCGCCATCGTGGCCATAGCCGCAATACGCGAGCGCCTGCAGGAGTACAGCAACATTCCCAAGCCTCTGCGCGGTGTGGGCATAACATTCATCATCACGGGTCTTATGGGCATTGCGTTCATGAGTTTCCTCGGCATTAAAATCTAA
- the dxs gene encoding 1-deoxy-D-xylulose-5-phosphate synthase: protein MENPDNNESVESKRYPLLETIDSPADLRRMSTEKLPAVCAEIRDFLINSLSTNPGHFASSMGAVELTVALHYVFNTPYDRIVWDVGHQAYGHKLLTGRRDKFDTNRKFGGLSGFPNPEESPYDTFTAGHASNSISAALGMAMASELNNDKPRRNVVAVIGDASISGGLAFEGLNNASINKNNLLIILNDNDMSIDRNVGALNSYLAHLNTTRAYNRFRYRLFRLLKKLHLVTDKQKGFIMRFNNSVKSLLSHQQNIFEGLNIRYFGPIDGHDIDRVVRVLSDIKDMEGPRLLHLRTTKGKGYKPAEDDPASWHAPGLFDPKSGERKHDSDSPAKYQDVFGHTLLELARANDKIVGITAAMPSGTSMSIMQEQLPSRVFDVGISEGHAVTFAGGLAKDGMRPFCAIYSSFLQRAYDHIIHDVAIQNLPVTFCIDRAGIVGEDGVTHHGVFDLSYLRAIPNLTIASPRDEASLRNLLYTAQSADRGPFAIRYPRGKGSNPDWRTPMHEIAIGRGQRLVDGNDVAVLTIGPMANKAAAAIERARRENGIEAAHYDMIFLKPIDEQLLDEVGRKGCPVITVEDGVRDGGLGSAVTEWMNDHGYHPHITRIGVPDMFVPHGKVPQLMNLCEMDENAIYNAIVQANNTHKL from the coding sequence ATGGAAAATCCTGATAATAATGAAAGCGTTGAATCCAAGCGCTACCCTCTGCTCGAAACGATTGATTCTCCCGCCGACCTTCGCCGAATGTCGACGGAAAAGCTCCCTGCAGTCTGCGCCGAAATACGCGACTTCCTCATAAACTCCCTGTCGACCAATCCCGGACACTTTGCATCGAGCATGGGAGCGGTGGAGCTCACCGTGGCACTGCACTATGTGTTCAACACCCCCTACGACCGCATTGTGTGGGATGTAGGACATCAGGCCTACGGGCACAAGCTGCTCACTGGTCGCCGCGACAAGTTTGACACCAATCGCAAGTTTGGCGGTCTTAGCGGATTTCCCAACCCCGAGGAGAGCCCCTACGACACCTTCACCGCCGGTCACGCCTCCAACTCCATCTCGGCCGCCCTCGGAATGGCAATGGCCTCGGAGCTGAACAACGACAAGCCGCGACGCAATGTCGTAGCCGTAATAGGCGACGCCTCGATAAGCGGCGGACTTGCATTTGAGGGACTCAACAACGCATCAATCAACAAGAACAATCTCCTCATCATACTCAACGACAACGACATGTCGATTGACCGCAACGTAGGAGCGCTTAACTCCTATCTTGCCCACCTCAACACCACCCGGGCCTACAACAGGTTCCGCTATCGACTGTTCAGGCTGCTGAAGAAGCTGCACCTCGTCACCGACAAGCAGAAAGGCTTCATCATGCGCTTCAACAACAGCGTCAAGTCGCTGCTCAGCCATCAGCAGAACATATTCGAGGGGCTCAATATCCGTTATTTCGGCCCTATCGACGGTCACGACATCGACCGCGTGGTGAGAGTGTTGAGCGACATCAAGGACATGGAAGGGCCTCGGTTGCTGCATCTGCGCACCACCAAAGGCAAGGGCTACAAGCCGGCCGAGGACGACCCGGCCTCATGGCATGCGCCCGGACTCTTTGACCCCAAGTCGGGCGAACGCAAGCACGACAGCGACTCTCCGGCCAAGTATCAGGATGTGTTCGGACACACCCTGCTCGAGCTCGCACGCGCCAACGACAAAATCGTGGGCATAACGGCCGCAATGCCGTCGGGCACATCGATGAGCATCATGCAGGAGCAGTTGCCCTCAAGAGTATTCGATGTAGGAATCTCCGAAGGTCACGCCGTGACATTTGCCGGAGGCCTTGCCAAGGATGGAATGCGCCCCTTCTGCGCCATCTATTCATCGTTCCTTCAGCGAGCCTACGACCACATAATCCACGATGTCGCAATACAGAATCTACCAGTGACATTCTGCATCGACCGCGCCGGAATCGTCGGCGAGGACGGAGTGACCCATCACGGAGTGTTCGACCTCAGCTACCTGCGGGCAATCCCCAATCTCACCATCGCCTCACCACGCGACGAGGCATCGCTGCGCAATCTGCTCTACACGGCACAGAGTGCTGACCGTGGCCCGTTTGCCATCCGCTATCCGCGAGGCAAGGGTTCCAATCCTGACTGGCGCACGCCCATGCACGAAATAGCCATAGGCCGCGGACAGCGACTTGTCGACGGCAACGATGTAGCGGTGCTGACGATAGGCCCCATGGCCAATAAGGCAGCTGCCGCAATCGAACGCGCCCGCCGCGAAAACGGCATTGAGGCCGCCCACTACGACATGATATTCCTTAAGCCTATCGACGAGCAGCTGCTTGACGAAGTGGGCCGCAAGGGATGTCCCGTGATAACGGTCGAGGATGGTGTGCGTGACGGTGGACTCGGCTCGGCCGTGACCGAGTGGATGAACGATCACGGTTACCATCCCCACATAACGCGTATAGGCGTTCCCGACATGTTTGTCCCCCACGGCAAAGTCCCGCAGCTGATGAACCTGTGTGAGATGGATGAAAACGCAATCTACAACGCAATTGTCCAAGCCAACAATACTCATAAGCTATGA
- a CDS encoding TrkH family potassium uptake protein: MSKYFATHHRVNFPMLLRVMGWLLMIESAFMLVPLVTCLIYGESDYMAFLITVAVTFAAGALMTFCIRPSYSSMAKREGFLLTALVWILFSCFGMLPFLMCSTPLTLSDAFFETMSGFTTTGATVFESVESLSHGINMWRCLTQWIGGMGIILFTLAVLPMLNHSGGMQMFNAEVTGITHEKLRPRISQTAKGLWAVYFVLSAALCLLLWIGPMDFFDSVCHALSSMSTGGFSTRDDSVAAWDSTYIKIVLTIFMFLGGVNFALIYKAGTGNFKGLLHNDTLKAYLRIILFMYIAFAVTIAINGQADSISSVTIDPLFQIITTISSTGLTVSNFENWGSFIIALLFILMFFGACAGSTSGGAKVDRLLYLLKNTNNELYRSIHPNSIRSVRINDSIIPPETVDKVIAFLCIYVMIIALGGMVLTALNIPLVDAFFSSFSCVSNIGLGAGVTGYGGSFEVIPPAGKWILSMLMLTGRLEIFTVLVLFTPAFWSK; this comes from the coding sequence ATGTCAAAATACTTCGCAACACATCATCGAGTCAACTTTCCCATGCTCCTGCGTGTAATGGGATGGCTTCTCATGATTGAGAGCGCATTCATGCTCGTGCCGCTGGTCACCTGCCTCATTTACGGCGAAAGCGATTACATGGCATTCCTCATCACGGTGGCCGTCACTTTCGCCGCCGGAGCCTTGATGACATTCTGCATCCGCCCCTCCTACTCCTCGATGGCCAAACGCGAGGGATTTCTGCTCACGGCCCTCGTGTGGATTCTATTCTCCTGCTTCGGGATGCTGCCGTTTCTCATGTGCTCCACACCACTTACATTAAGCGACGCCTTCTTTGAAACCATGTCGGGATTCACCACAACGGGAGCCACCGTATTCGAGTCGGTCGAGTCGCTCTCCCACGGCATAAACATGTGGCGATGCCTCACCCAATGGATTGGCGGCATGGGAATTATACTCTTTACGCTGGCGGTTCTGCCCATGCTCAACCATTCGGGAGGAATGCAGATGTTCAATGCCGAAGTTACCGGCATCACCCACGAAAAACTGCGCCCGCGCATAAGCCAGACCGCCAAGGGGTTGTGGGCTGTCTACTTCGTTCTGTCAGCCGCACTGTGCCTCCTGCTGTGGATAGGCCCTATGGACTTCTTCGACAGTGTGTGTCACGCATTAAGTTCCATGTCAACCGGCGGATTCTCTACACGCGATGACAGCGTGGCCGCCTGGGACTCAACCTACATAAAGATTGTACTTACGATATTCATGTTCCTCGGCGGTGTGAACTTCGCCTTGATCTACAAAGCCGGCACCGGCAACTTCAAGGGACTGCTGCACAACGATACCCTGAAGGCCTATCTGCGCATAATCCTTTTTATGTACATCGCCTTCGCCGTAACTATAGCCATCAACGGACAAGCCGACTCCATTTCATCGGTCACGATCGACCCGCTCTTCCAGATTATCACCACCATATCATCCACGGGATTGACCGTAAGCAACTTCGAGAACTGGGGATCGTTCATAATCGCGCTCCTCTTTATCCTGATGTTCTTCGGAGCCTGCGCAGGTTCGACAAGCGGTGGAGCCAAGGTTGACCGACTGCTCTACCTCCTCAAGAACACCAACAATGAGCTCTACCGCTCGATTCACCCCAACTCGATTCGTTCGGTGCGCATCAACGACTCAATAATCCCGCCCGAAACAGTCGACAAGGTAATTGCATTCCTGTGCATCTACGTGATGATTATCGCCTTGGGAGGCATGGTGCTCACTGCCCTCAACATTCCCCTCGTCGATGCCTTTTTCAGCTCATTCTCATGCGTTTCCAATATTGGTCTTGGCGCGGGAGTCACCGGCTACGGCGGTTCATTTGAGGTGATTCCGCCTGCGGGAAAGTGGATTTTGTCAATGCTCATGCTCACAGGCCGTCTTGAAATATTCACAGTACTCGTGCTCTTCACACCCGCGTTCTGGTCAAAATAA
- the nqrC gene encoding NADH:ubiquinone reductase (Na(+)-transporting) subunit C yields the protein MNKQSNIYTIIYIVVLAVVVGAALAFAALSLKPLQVDNANADKMKQILASVHITPDKADVISDFNKYVTEQYIVNSQGERIEGNAFDVNVAEQSKRPVDQREMPVYVCSLSPNDVKYILPVYGAGLWGPIWGYISVNSDGSTIYGAYFAHQGETPGLGAEIEKPAFSNQFNNLHLFKEGRFLPIAVVKAGQAPLNGEDKVDAISGGTITSKGVASMIDNCLGGYTKFLQSLNNNQQ from the coding sequence ATGAATAAGCAAAGCAATATCTATACTATAATATATATAGTAGTATTGGCAGTGGTCGTGGGAGCCGCCTTGGCATTCGCCGCACTGTCATTGAAGCCGCTTCAGGTCGACAATGCAAATGCCGACAAGATGAAGCAGATACTTGCGTCGGTACACATCACGCCCGACAAGGCCGATGTCATATCCGACTTCAACAAGTATGTCACCGAACAGTACATCGTAAACTCACAGGGTGAACGCATCGAGGGAAACGCCTTTGATGTCAACGTGGCCGAACAGAGCAAGCGTCCTGTCGACCAGCGTGAGATGCCGGTTTACGTGTGCTCTTTATCACCTAACGACGTGAAGTACATTTTGCCCGTGTACGGTGCCGGACTATGGGGTCCCATCTGGGGCTACATCTCGGTCAACAGCGACGGATCGACCATATACGGAGCCTACTTCGCACACCAGGGTGAAACTCCCGGACTTGGAGCCGAAATCGAAAAGCCCGCGTTCAGCAACCAGTTCAACAACCTGCACCTATTCAAGGAAGGACGATTTCTGCCCATAGCCGTGGTAAAGGCCGGACAAGCTCCCCTGAACGGCGAAGACAAGGTCGATGCCATATCGGGCGGAACAATCACCTCCAAAGGTGTAGCCTCGATGATCGACAACTGCCTTGGCGGATACACTAAATTCCTACAAAGTCTTAACAACAATCAACAGTAA
- a CDS encoding NADH:ubiquinone reductase (Na(+)-transporting) subunit D — protein sequence MATNNKNLSALINPLSKDNPVIVQILGICSCLAVTAKLEPAFVMGISVIAVLAFSNVIISLLRKTIPTNIRIIVQLVVVAGLVVIVDQLLKAYQYDVSKQLSVFIGLIITNCILMGRLEAFAMGNKPWPSFLDGIGNGIGYAIILIIVAFFRELLGSGTIWGLQVIPQSWYDHGYANNGLMILPPMALIVVACIIWVHRIYNKDLQE from the coding sequence ATGGCAACCAACAATAAAAACCTGAGCGCACTCATCAATCCGCTCTCAAAGGACAATCCTGTCATTGTCCAGATTCTCGGTATCTGCTCATGCCTTGCCGTAACGGCAAAGCTCGAGCCGGCATTTGTCATGGGTATATCGGTGATCGCCGTGCTGGCATTCTCCAATGTCATCATTTCGCTGCTCCGCAAGACCATCCCCACCAACATCCGCATCATCGTGCAGCTTGTAGTCGTGGCCGGACTTGTGGTAATCGTAGACCAGCTGCTCAAAGCCTATCAATACGATGTCAGCAAGCAGCTGTCGGTGTTCATCGGCCTTATAATCACCAACTGTATCCTGATGGGACGCCTTGAAGCGTTTGCGATGGGCAACAAGCCCTGGCCTTCGTTTCTCGACGGTATCGGCAACGGCATCGGTTACGCCATAATCCTTATAATCGTGGCATTTTTCCGCGAACTCCTCGGAAGCGGCACTATATGGGGACTTCAGGTGATTCCTCAGAGCTGGTATGACCACGGTTATGCCAACAACGGCCTCATGATTCTTCCTCCGATGGCCCTCATCGTCGTGGCTTGCATCATCTGGGTTCACCGAATCTATAACAAGGACCTGCAGGAATAA
- the trkA gene encoding Trk system potassium transporter TrkA, whose product MKIVIVGAGEVGSHLAKLLSREEQDIILVDDDQGRLSTIDANYNLMTLRGSPTSFNVLKSAGVESCDLFIAVTPDETRNVIACSMAKSIGAQRTVARIDNYEFLDMHNREFFTRIGVNALIYPEYLAAQEIITALNRSWVRHWFELHDGEIILVGVKLRENARIVGMQLKEFAMVEHNFHVSAIKRHHETIIPRGDDRICENDILYFTTTRDHVDELLEICGKVHKRIRKVLIMGGSRIAVRLAALAGDTYKIKIIESNLEKCRRLPEKCPDCDIIYGDARDIDVLREDGISDMDAFIALSDSSETNILACLTAKELGASKTIAEVEDIQFISEAEGLNIGTIINKKLLASSKIFQILLDTDVSSSKCLALADAEVAEIEAKPKSKITRGPVKDLSLTRDMTIAGLIRDGQGMLVHGNTVIQPGDHVVVFCLSGAIHKVEKLFN is encoded by the coding sequence ATGAAAATCGTCATCGTAGGAGCCGGTGAAGTAGGCTCACATCTCGCCAAATTACTGTCACGCGAAGAGCAGGACATTATCCTCGTCGATGACGACCAGGGGCGTCTTTCAACGATCGACGCCAACTACAACCTCATGACTCTGCGCGGCAGCCCAACATCGTTCAACGTTCTGAAAAGTGCCGGCGTGGAATCATGCGACCTCTTCATAGCCGTAACGCCCGATGAAACTCGCAATGTCATCGCCTGTTCAATGGCCAAGAGCATCGGAGCGCAACGCACCGTAGCGCGCATCGACAATTACGAGTTTCTCGACATGCACAACCGCGAGTTCTTCACGCGAATCGGTGTAAACGCGCTGATTTATCCCGAATATCTTGCTGCACAGGAGATTATCACGGCGCTCAACCGCTCATGGGTGCGTCACTGGTTTGAACTCCACGACGGGGAGATTATCCTCGTAGGCGTCAAGCTGCGCGAAAATGCCCGCATAGTGGGCATGCAGCTCAAGGAGTTTGCCATGGTCGAGCACAACTTCCACGTGTCGGCGATAAAGCGTCACCACGAAACCATCATCCCGCGAGGTGACGACCGTATATGCGAAAACGACATCCTATATTTCACCACCACGCGCGACCATGTCGACGAGCTGCTTGAGATATGCGGCAAGGTACACAAGCGCATACGCAAGGTGCTCATTATGGGTGGAAGCCGCATTGCCGTTCGTCTGGCAGCTCTCGCCGGCGACACCTACAAGATAAAAATCATCGAGAGCAATCTCGAAAAGTGCCGACGACTGCCCGAGAAGTGTCCCGACTGCGACATTATCTACGGTGACGCACGTGACATCGATGTGCTGCGCGAGGATGGCATATCCGACATGGACGCATTCATTGCACTGAGCGACAGCTCTGAAACCAATATACTCGCCTGCCTCACCGCCAAGGAACTCGGAGCGAGCAAGACCATCGCCGAAGTCGAGGACATCCAGTTCATCTCGGAGGCCGAGGGGCTTAACATCGGCACAATCATCAACAAGAAGTTGCTCGCGTCAAGCAAGATATTCCAGATTCTGCTCGACACCGATGTGTCGTCGTCGAAGTGCCTCGCACTTGCCGATGCCGAGGTGGCCGAAATCGAGGCCAAGCCCAAGAGCAAGATTACACGCGGCCCCGTAAAGGATCTGTCGCTGACACGTGACATGACCATAGCCGGACTTATACGCGACGGACAGGGAATGCTCGTTCACGGTAACACGGTTATCCAACCCGGCGACCACGTAGTGGTGTTCTGCCTCTCGGGAGCAATCCACAAGGTCGAGAAACTCTTCAACTAA